A window of Amaranthus tricolor cultivar Red isolate AtriRed21 chromosome 8, ASM2621246v1, whole genome shotgun sequence genomic DNA:
AAGTTATTTCTGTGTTCttcaacaactttttttttgtaaaacaaCGGTTTCTCgaacttcatattcaagtaaatttggattttgaattttatttatttatcaaacaaACTAGCATAGCCCAACAAGGAGGCACACTGGGCGCACAAGGTGTGAAGCACATCGAGACGTCCCAGGTGCACACCTCTTATAGTGGGCTTTGCCTCACCTAGCCGAGGCGTTTTCAGCCGAGCCTGAGCTCGAGGCGCACAAGACACAAAGCAAGGCATGCCTTTTAAAACTAAGATCCGAACAACTACCAAAACCATTACTTTTAACGAGAAATATTTTTGCATTAAATATCCAACACCTACAATAGGTAGTCTAAAATTCCAACATCACAACTACAAACTACCTAGGTACAAATAGCTTGTGCCGAACATACCCATAAGTTATCTTTCAAGACTAACACAAAAATTTGAATGATAAAGAACTAAATGCAGATTCCCCTAACAGGTTTCCTCGAAAAGGCAGGTGTATGCAAAGATAACCTAAACAGCTCACCTCGTTTTGACCTTTGAATCTTCGGAATAATCTCCATATAACAGGTGTCCTTGAAAGAAGTTATAAGGAATATTTTAACACCATACTGCAAGAATAAGGTTCCATTTATCAGTTTAGAACAAGTCATTTGATGATTTCCCCAGAAAATTAAcgtcaaaaatttattttaatcagAACACAAGTAAATTATTCTATTAGTTTAGTAAATGTGATTTGTGAATACTCCCATTAATCAATAGCAGAACCTTATCCTGGAGTTGTGTAGCTTAATAGGAATAAACGGTAAAGTTGGAAGATACAACTGCCTGAGATCTCACCAGTCACATTGACAGGGTTGGCCAGTAGGGTAAAGAGTAATGAATTAAATATCTCTAATGTTGTGGTGTGTCATGTGTCAGCAGCAAGATCTCATGGTGAAAACTGACAAGCTCCTAAAGAAGTTTTGATCCATGGAGCACTTTCAGATATTCAATCAAAACCAAAGATACAAATACTAAAAAGCAAGAAAATTAAGTTACAAATGAGAAACAAATCTACAAATCTATTGTTATTCTCACGGTAAAAGTTGCAAATTGGCATATTATCAAAGATAGAATAAATTCATAGGTGGACTTACATATAGCCTTATGGGGTCTTTTGACCCAACTTAACTCTTCCAATTCTTGAAAAATTGTGTATATTTGCTAtgtataataaaagaaaaatataatacgACTATTGTGGTGAACCCACTTGGCATATAAATAACTAGAAAAGTGACTGTTGAGAGACATTTATCTATCAATTTGAATGAGTATAACTCTATAATAGACTGATTCTTTTTGTGTCGAGCAGCAGTGGGCaaatataaattactaataaaatgaaaaaatcaaaatattcgccaaaatttaaatttctcaattGAAGAACTATTTGATATTCCTAtgctttatatatttatattatttatttataacaattagaTATAATTGGAGAAACTAAATGGTGTCCATTACTGATTGCAAAATTCTTGGCTATACGGAATTGACTTTATTATTGTCTGACTTTGACTTTTGAACCCACCTAGGCACCTAATATAATGTCCGAATCTGCCACTCCGAATAGAATCTCCAATAGACAAATAGTTGTATTACTCCTATGCATACCATTATGACTTCAACAATCATGAAAACCCCATTGAAATTAAGATCAATAAGGGTCTCCTCCCACTTCTACAAACAATGCCTCTATATTAACGATTCAGAACTTTAGAAAACAAATGATGTGATGTAATCATATAAATTGAATATGCATACCGAGTCAGCAGCTGCCTGCAAAGTTACATGATCTCCCCATTCGCCACTCCTGTTTCAAATCATGTAAAAAGTTAAGACAATCTACTTCATTAATCTCCACTAGGCGCAAAAACATATGTAGCCTAACATCAGTGCAGAACAAAATGCTTGAAGTAGACGAAGGTTTTTTCATCAAGGAATGTATAAGTGGCTTTGAGAACTTGCCCAAAATGAGAGAATAGAGACAACATTTGtgtcaataacaataaaatacaaaaaagagGAGAAAAAAACAACATTTTGAAGGAAAAATCTCTTCTTTCGTGGGGCAAGACAAAGGGCCTAACTGGACCAGATTTTTTGAGGACCAGGTAGGAAAAAAAGAAGAAACTCAACCTGGCGCAATGGGTGGGGGCCTTGTCAGTGAGGGGAACATAAGAGAAATCCCTTCATCCTCATAGTGCTACTAGTGGAATTTGAACCACTGCCTTGAGTTTGTGAGAAACAACCCTTACCACTAGAACAAAGCTAGGCTTGTAGTTGACAAATTAGACAAGAAGCATTTTAGATAAGACATCGACACATAACCATATAAGGGTTAAAAGCATTTTAGATAAGAAATCGACACATAACCATAGAAGCATTTGGCATGGAGGAATACCAAATCTCCAATATTATATTGCACTTTGAAACACAAATAGGTTTTCCTAATAATACTGAGTGAATCTAATaagttttaaataaaattgaatagtACTTGGACATCTTCTTTAAGTATTCACCATACTCCATGGGCACATATCCCTCATAGTACTCTGGTTCTGATTTTAGCTGAAAATAcccaaaagttaaaaaaaaataaggataTTTACACTATAGATGGCACTAAAAGAACCTctaaaagataaaagtaaattatatttcattttctAAAGAAACTACCTGATGAACAACCTGCTGCCTCACAAACTTGTGGTGTTCTGGAGTACGATAGAATTGATCCGACAAAGCACGGAACTGAGAAAGCACATCAAAAAGTTAAAAACATTAAGTTGATCAATTttgcatttattagatactccctccgtttcttaaTATTTCCATGAGGCAAAAAGGAGGCAAAATTTGGAAGTGGGAATCTTGTATCGTAGTGGgaatttttaattatagaaTGTATAAATGTAATTGATGATGAatcctatattttttttccatccACCATTCTCAAAGAACGAAGGTTTTTTATTAAGCCACAAACTGggtcttaaaatgaaaaaacgaaTGTGATCTTTaagaatattaagaaaatggaaGCGAAATAGCAAGATGATAACATTGGATGGATATAGAATCATAAATGAACCTCAAAATAAAGTGGATGAGAGCATTTAGGTATAGTTATTATAATAAGAATCATAATTATTACTCCTATTAGAATCAACTGAAGACAAATTCGTGCTTTTGCAAACCAACCAACAACATTaagctaaaaaaatattatattaaatgaCAGTTTCCATTATGAACAATTAAATTGAAACTACCAGTTGAGTAATGTGGACAAACTTATTGAAACTATGTGTTATAGTAATGTGAACAAACTTTTAGAAACAGAAGGAATATTAAATCTCTAAGGATAAGGATTATACTTCTCGGAATTACAAGTTATAGCTCAATATGAAGATATGTCTACTATATTAAAATGATGTCTAAAGGGTGAAGGAATATCTTTGTTGCTCATAGACACAACATAGtaacattcaaataaaaaaaagtagatGAATTTGGAACCACTAATAACGCTGcacatatattaaaatattccGTTGATGCAgaaataacaattaacatagAAATATAAAACGGGCTTGACAACTAACCTGACAGTTGCCGTCTCCTTGGACCTTGCGCTCAACCAAATCATACAACTGCAATCTGATCAAAACTGCTTCGGTTATCAAAACCATAACATGACAATTGTAATAGAATTACCAACAAAACAATCAATTAGAGTCAACATGACAAATTATTTCCTAGCAAAGTGGTAGTACCCTGCAGCCCCTAGGCAAATGCAGTGCACAACAACATGCCATCAAAAGTACACACGTTATTCATTAACTATACAATAAAAGATTGAAATATTAACATAGATAACCAATAGAAAAGGCAATAAAGAGAAACTTTTATAGACATGCTCAAAGAAAAACCAATGTTTAAATAGTATCACATATGATCAATCACCTTCTCCCACCACTCCACACCCGCCAAAGAAACTCCACGGCTTTGTGCTTACCTATCTAGAAGTCTTTGATGATCTGAAGTTGCTTCATCCATGGAAGGTATTTCCCCATTAATTCGAGGAACATGCTGCACAAGAAAGGAAAAAAGCCTTCACTTCAACAGTTCCTTAAAAAAAGCAAACCAAGCATGTCAAGCCCCATGAATATAAATAGATCATGAAATGAACTTCCACTACCAACCAACAAAATTTCATTACCCAATGTAATTAAGCGACATGCACCTAGACACAGGAACCGGGTGGTCCGTCAGCTATTGCTACCTAAAGCTTGTACTACAAAAAAGGTTGTTTTTGATTGAGCCTTGATTGCAAAACTTCACGTAGAAATGCATATATATTCATCCAGTCATTTTCCCATAAACTATAATACAACTATAACACATGAAAAATAAGGATACAACAATCTTAAAGCACAAGTCCaaacatcatcaacatataataaGCCCAATGCCACTAAAAAAACCTTTTGCCAATGGCATAAGGATTTAAGAAGAACAAGATATAAAGACATAACAACCAAATATGAAGGTTGTCAACAATCTTATAATTTACCTTACAATAAATTAGTTGAAAGTTTAAACAAAAACTTTTCaaggaaaaaattttaaagtgacCAAATAAGCTCCATACCTCAAGTGGTAAAAATCAGTTGAAAGTTCAACATCTAGTTTATCTAAAATGCTCTCATCATTGGCCATGAAAAATGCAAATAACAACTAAACGCTAACAACCGAAACTATCTACTTCCCCTTTCTTGGGATGGAAAAAtcttcaaaaatctttacaggAAAAAAGTACAAAAGCTTAAAATAGTTGCCACCTCATAAGGTGATTGATGCGCCATGTATTATGTCTGCAAACTAGAATATGATGAACTCAAATATCAAAGAACCAGAGTTCAGAAAAGGGAATCTTTTACTGAGATACATAACACATGAGCAACAAATTGGTGAAACAATTTTAAATGAAGAGTTGCTTACTGGAACAGGTGTCAATTGGTTTAGCCTCTTCCCAAGTTCTCCATCAAGTGAAGATTCATCTGCAAATTCAAGTGAATAAGAATAGTCTTCCCCATCATTCGATCTCTCTCCTGGACTAGAACATGAGCTCGAACGCCCAATATCATCTGCATCTTGGAAGCTCTCATGAACTGCAATTTAACAATATGCATGTGAAAATGTAAGCAGAATAACATGATGAATCacaaaatattcaatattaTACCAGAACAATAATTAGCAGTAGATGGTGCAAGCCAGTCAGAAGAAACGTCCGATTCGTGAAATTGCTCCGGTTCTGCATGTGAAGATTGAGCTTCATTATCAACTTCTAATCGTGAAAAGTCTTCTTGTAGGGAATGTCCAAGTATCCCATTATTTTCTACATAGTTACATTCAGAATTACAAGTTGTGTCATAATTATACTCTCTCATATATTGTCCATGACAGATGCTGCCATCTTCTGAATTATAACCATTGCCATAAGTATTATTGAATAATGGTCCAAAATCAAGAAGATTTAAACCCCATCGAATGACATCTTGATCTTGCTCATTAGTCGTCATTTTCATCAATTGAATCAACCAAAAACCTGTGGCACAATCGATGACGGTAAAGGTCATACTCCAGCTTGGCATACATTATACACTCTAGAGAACAAATTAGGCAATTGCTAGTCTCAATTACAATGAGTGCCATGAGGCAATATACCCTCGTAAGTCTATTACACCcacttattctttttatttgtccgATTTTTCATGTATACTATACATCAATCACTTTTAGTTTGTGTTTtatcttaatctataagttaaaacaatcAAGTGGaaacttgtttgattcgtctcattgtaaACTTTATTAATATGAAGTTTTGCAACTTtttattatgcacaattaaaaatataaggGTTGAATTAGTGCATCGGCTAGCGTGCAATGAGAAATAGGAAAAAGAGTTGAAGCAATTACTTTTAAATAGGGCAAAATTTACGAACAGATCCATAGAAAACACAGTAACCAAGGGGTCATCTGATTTCGGGAAGCCATTAATCTAATTATTTATGTGGTAAAATTGACAACTTCAACAAACCGTGCAATGACATGTTTTAGGAAACAAAGGGAAATGGAAATGAAAACTGAAGAAGAAACAACACAACCACAATCTCGAAAACATAGATAACTAAATAAGTATGATGGAAGTGGACAATGTAAAAGCATCCTTCTACACTTTTCCCCTCATTATAGATTGTCAATTACCCATCATACTCCAATTTCCTTTTCTAGAAAGTCAAGGatgaagataattttacaaggaaattttatttaataaacgTAAGTTTAGGTACACTGATTACAAACTAGTTTGAATCAACAAAGGGACTATAATCGATTTTATTTAAGGTTTGGACCGGACCGACTCTAGTTTCTTATAATTCAAGATTTATGTGCAAAGCTATATATTAAGTAGTCATTTTAATCTAATATATCAAGAGGATTACTAAAACATGTGTAAAATTTGAAGCACGTCTTAGACTTTTCCTGCATTTTGCataaatttgttaaattaatatcttttccTAATTTGATAACAACATTGTCCTAATTTTCCTTTTCGTATGTGTAGGATTTGATGTCTTCAGTCTTCACTACTTTAAGTTGTAACTCATCTAAATAGCAATCTCCCAAAAAGTCAAGTTTCATACATACACAAAACACCTTAAAAATCATTCccacaaaaatgaaaaaacttaTCATAAAGTGATGATAATTGGTATGACTTACTAAAGCAccaaagagaaataataaactACTATTTTCACCAATTAAAAAAAGTAGAAAACAATACCAATCTATGCCTGAAGTACCTCGACACTTCACTTTATTATGATATTGGGTATTGAGCCAACATCAATTACAAAATTTCATATAATAGCTTATTTGAACACTTCATGTAGATGAGTCCAACACATTCACCACCTTCAAGTAACATAATCAATCCCAAAGATTGGCAAAAACTACACTATTACCGCAACAATTGCTccgacttttaatttttatactcaCAAAATCACAAATATATTTGCACTGCAAATCAACTCAGCTGCAAAAATATCACAATTACAATCAATCGTCGGGCCTGGCCTACCCAAAAATCTTTTGTCAATGTTCAAAATTTTGTTTGCCCCAAAATATGTATTGATCAATGATAATCTAGTTTTATGCTAATCTAATAAGTTAGCTCCtacataaaattattcaataaccGCCACTGATTTACCATTCAACAAAAGGATTCCATGCAGCATCCATCAAACAACAACAGTAAAAAAGTACAAAACCTCAAACTCACAAAAAAACCACAAATGAATTCGATCATTAACCTAATCATACAACCGTAATCACTCAATAGCACACAATAATCAACTACTCCAAAGAACAGATAAAAATCGAAAAAAGTAtattcaaaaccaaaaaataactaatcaaactttttaaatatgaataatactTCAGAAAAATGAATAACAGTAGCACCAATCTCAAAAACGATAATTCAATCAGAGTAAAGTGGCCATCAATAAAagtgaataaaacaaaaaagtaaTCCAAATTTTCGATTATAAGCCAACATAAAGTAATCacatatgaaaatgaaaagaatttCTAGGGAGAAATGAATACCTAAAACGCGGCGATCGGAAAAGATAATCGGCGAATGAGATCTAATTATtaaaaggagagagaaagatttagagagagaaaatgggCTTGGATTGTGGATAAAGCAATTAACTTAAGACGGTTGATGTTCTTTACGTCATAATTTGGGTTTTGAATCTACAGTATATTTGGGCTTGTAAGTTTAGTCATGTGAAAGCTTGACTTTTTTCTTGGGCTTGGCGGCTATGTATTTTTTATCGGCAAATATATGAGACCTAATGTGCTCATTaatctaattaatcactttgaTACAGTAAGTGATTAATTGAAAGTTTTaactaattattttaagaatataaaaaataattattttaaaattataaaaagtgatcattttaagattataagtgtaTATTTAGACCAACTTAATAAAAATGATCTCATCGTACCatttcatttgagaattttgtgatttttttaacCTCATGTTTCTTTGTAAAGTGTTCTTATTTTCTTAGCACTGTATCTCCCGTGAGATGATCACACAAGTGTgtcattttaaagtttaaaatgaGCACTTTAGACCTTGAAAAAGTCTTGAAATTTATAGCTAGGTTTTAAGTTTTGGGGTAGTCATTTTAACTATTAATGGTGAAAGAAAACTAAGGTTTGAAGTAGGCACTTTAAACGTTAGAGTAAAAAATTTTGAACCTTTTTTAAACCTTAGAATAAGCATTTAAACGGTTGAAGTAGGTAGGTAAAAGTTAACCTGAAGTCTTGAACTAGGTGTTTTTAGACTTGAAATTGGggtgtaaaaaaaatttattagttgTCCGTACGATCTAACGGTTGCAGCCGCTGCATAAAAGATTTTGTGTGTTTTGAACATAGAGAGTGTTGTTAAATGTggtcatattttaatttttatgggtTGGACTTGATAAATATCTCTTTCATCTTTATATAAAGATTTGATTCTCTCAATTAATATATATGAAGATcaatttcatataaaaaaaggTGTTGTACTCAATTGGCTAGTAGATCAAGTTTATCAATTGGTTTTCTTATAATTGTTAGGCATCACAAAAAGAAGATGctaatatgatagaaatttcAATCGGAAGTTAAACTAGGAGAAAATAAGATAATAAACACTCCCCTATTCATTTTAAGTGTCACATTTCTTTATTGGATTAAGTCATCTTAAGGGTGCGGTTGGTTTAGTATTCTTTTGCTATAGGTAACGAATTCCATTAacataatccaattttgagggTAATGATTACCATTACTTTGTTACCTCTGTTTCCTTACTCTTTAAATTCTCACAAAACTATATACAACAAGCTCCACCATTAATGGCCCCCCCTTATTAAAGCTATTATTTGTTACCCTTCTTAAGTTTTTGATACCAAACAACATTTAACAATAACACTTATTATTACCTTTACCCTTTCGTATCCATCTCCTTTCCATTCCTTTTCCTCTCTTAATACCAAACACTccttaaatgtcttatttttatttttggtatgttaACTTTACTAATTCCTTATTAACTTAATCTTTTCATATATTTATACTTACTAATTTCACTTTAcctctattaaaatttaaaaatcctACACTTTTCTCTTTTACATATAATTCTATTTAACCATCTAAAATATAATGAAACTTCAAATAAATCATATTTAATGAATACGAGGGACTACGAAGTAATGTCAAACTATCACAAACTCCGGTGACAAATGACAAGTATAAATCTTTTGATAACCAACAAGATAATCACGAATATTTTGATCACGATTTTTAGAACTTGAACATGTACTTAATTACAAACATTGTCATTGATCTTTAACTTACAACTTCTAAAACCTTAATGTTGTGGGACAGCGGAAGCAAAATtgatgaacaataataaaacaataagaaattcatgcaaacaataagaaaatgacacaagagatttaacgtggttcactatcaatgtgatagctacgtccacgggcaccgagatcaaataatttctctatgatcgcaaagaatttacaagatgaattacaatcaaataatttccctatgatcgcaaagaatttacaagatgaattacaatcatactcacaaattataatggctctcttgtgatctctctcagtTTGTGAATCATAATTCCCTAGTACTAACAAGAGgggttatatataataaagtcaACTTGAAAGACTACTTGGGGTctaagtaaccacaaataaccgaccacaaataaaggtaaccgtcccaaaagacaTCTCCCGTGAAAAGAAGCAGCAATTTCGCGAGCCGTGTAAAACTGCGCAAGCCGCAAAATGGAAACAGAACGCACTCCGTGCCCCGCGGACTGCCTCTTTGACCTATACttatcttcttcaatggtgcttgTTAGTCTGAGTCACCATCAACAACACTTAACAAGATTATTTGATGGAAAATTGCCccaaaacttatataaaatttaaggcttgaatatattattttataaattatcatTTTATCCAAACTATCAAGGTTAGATGGATGGTTTGAATTACGCATTAAGGCACAATGTGTTATAAAAAAACTACATGTCAAATAGTAAGTTTGTATTATGAATTTGTATTCAAGATGAACATAGGTTGaaacaattatttattttaagttttttaatgactatttttttaagtGATAATTAACATATATTAATCAACGATTCTTAATCACTTGCAAATGAACTGTCACTTTgagatttgttgtaattattttaaaccTTGTGCATTTTCAAATTGTTCTTCAtttcttataatatatatacctttaaaaacaaaataagctTTGTAGGAAAACTCGCACAGTAATATATTTCCACCACCACCGACTGGCACGTGTATTATAAAATTAGTCTACACTAATAAATTatgtgaataaaattaaaaataaatatatatatatatatatatatatatatatatatatatatatatatatatatatatatataatagtgaaaatataaagtatataaaataaaaaatattataaagttaAAAAACGAATTGAAAAAGTGTTAATTGACTACTCGTCAATAGTCATTAATCAAAAGTCAAGTACTTACCAACAACTCATCTGACGAGCAGTGCAAAACTTTTCACAAGTTTTGTTGCAGAAGACTCGTTAGTATTCTGACCAATCGAACACTTCTATATCATCTTGGCAACAATCTGATCGATGCTTCAATGACAATGTCCATGTAATCTTTTTATCTTACTTTTAGCTGATTTTATGACCAACTTTTCTCGAATGTAATACTTCACTTCAAATTCCAATGGTATTTATTGTCCAATTGTGAAATGCAAATATGCAATTGTTTTGCTactttttattagaaaaaactAAGTTTATTTGGCCTATTAGATAAATTATTCGCTattaattgacaaataaaatatatttgttgttGGTGAGATGACTTTCACTATTTATTAATGTCTATTAATAGTTGATTGCTTATAGTTGATTGCTTACCTGCTGGGTAGATAAAATAATGCCCTTTTATTGCACCTCTATTTCATGAATTCTACTAATCAAATATTGATacgttttatatttttgaaatgcCAAGCTTGAGTTGTATTATATAATGCGGGCTTGTGGTTTCAGTTTCACTTAGTCATTTTCGTTTGCAGGAATCTCTCTTTCCCATGAGCTTTTTCGAGCCGAAAGCCGAGGGACTTTTGGGTTGCATCCTCTTTTATAGGTATGGCCGGGTTGTCGTTTTTCTTCCCACCCAAGACCCTGATTATAGTTCCTATTATATGGACGGGATATACTGAATTCAATAATGATGAATAGCTCACTCCCAAATTTGAACTTAACACAGTTAAATATTtgcaaaagtggaaaatttACTTCAATATATCTCAAAAACAACATGCAAATTAAACCCAAACATTTATGGTGTAGCAAAGTAGCTAAGTAGGCAAGTAGCCTCTTAAGTCTTGACCATGGCAATGTGCATTTTGATATCCAATGGATAAAATGTGAGAATTATATCAGTAAATCCAAAAGATCATATCCAAAATGAGCGCAACCAAAAATTCAATCAATGAAAATATATACGGTGGTACAACATACAAGACAACAGTAAGGGGATCTGATCAAGATTCAAGTGTATATATGTActcataatttataatttggCCACATGCAAAACCTGCAACTTAAGCAAGTTCCTTTGACTGCCATAGGAAAAAATGGTGAAGTGGGACATGCAACCATTTCAGTGAAAAATAAAAGCCCATTTCATGGCATTGGGCATTGGCAGCATAGCAATCAGCATAGCACACAGTTCCAGGGGTATGGCCATGTTGTTATGGGCATATTGCAGGTTTACGGCAGCTGTGATTCAGActatgtttaaattttatacctTTTTTTTGGCTGAGGTATAAATGACTCTTCTTCTGACCACTACTTTTTATAGAAATCATGATAATCCTTTTTTTTAGCTTATAATTAATATATGGGCTCAAATTAGCTATATGACTCCTTAGTAATACTTGAGTACAATTTCTCTATTCTggtttgagaatttttttgaaGACTCACCCCCTCAAATGATTTGAATAACATGTATTCATGTTTTTTTGAATGGATCACactctagttttttttttgaagactCACCCCCTCAAATGATTTGAATAACATGTATTCATGTTTTTTTGAATGGATCACACTCTAGTTACTTTTTTCTTCACCGTGATAATTCATCACATAATTAAATTATGGCTTTTTATTGTATGAACACACCCGTTAAGCATTTGTGGGGTTGGACCGACAAATAATAAGTTCTGATTTGTACACATACTTGATGAGATTACTCttttccaaaatcatattatttttaagaGGATTACTAATATTATAAACAAGTTTACAACTTACAATTTTAAGAATGTGAAATCTTCTTCACATGTTTTCAACACTCTCCCTTACATGAAAGCCTTTATATTTAAGAATCACCATCAACTCTGATTCCATGTTAGGCCTTGATAATTAGTCACATAAACACCTTGTGGGCCCAAGCCCTAACCCACGAGTAATGAGTGTTGACTAGTACACACACTTGATGAGGTTCAATttttcccaaaatcatatggtattATAAAGATTACCCATCAAACATCATATACAAGTTTACAACCCATTGTTTAGCGATGTGAGATCTTCCTCACTTGTTAAGTATTTCCAACAATGTCTACGCTTTATTTACCTCTCACTAATTTTCATGTACTCCTTCTCTTCTTATCAAAtatacactttttattttagtctgtCTCACtcaatttacatattttttaacaAACTTATTTAGCAGTCTTTAATGTAATATCTAATGATTAGTATCAATAAACTATTCAAAGTCATTTAGACATGTATGATAAAACATATatggataataataaaaaaaaaaactaaaataaacttcttcaatgatatattttaatatttatttattaataacataaatatttaactttataatattatttgaatgAATTGATTTGgtcaataattaattttttacggACAAATGCACCAAAAACAGAGGAGATACTTATTTGTATTGTCACTTTgtctttttgattttgttgctACTAGTATGAgggattttattaatttttggtttagaatagatgaaaaaagaaaataaaaaatattcttagtgattgtccaatttgattTTTACACTCTATTTAGCTATATACACTaactcaattttaattaattctaattgtgcaaaattaaaaattaaaaattattaatattaattaaatttacattgaaataaatcaaacaaaatcccatttaactatattttgacatcttaaa
This region includes:
- the LOC130821661 gene encoding OVARIAN TUMOR DOMAIN-containing deubiquitinating enzyme 12-like, which encodes MKMTTNEQDQDVIRWGLNLLDFGPLFNNTYGNGYNSEDGSICHGQYMREYNYDTTCNSECNYVENNGILGHSLQEDFSRLEVDNEAQSSHAEPEQFHESDVSSDWLAPSTANYCSVHESFQDADDIGRSSSCSSPGERSNDGEDYSYSLEFADESSLDGELGKRLNQLTPVPHVPRINGEIPSMDEATSDHQRLLDRLQLYDLVERKVQGDGNCQFRALSDQFYRTPEHHKFVRQQVVHQLKSEPEYYEGYVPMEYGEYLKKMSKSGEWGDHVTLQAAADSYGVKIFLITSFKDTCYMEIIPKIQRSKRVILLSFWAEVHYNSIYPQGELPPPSEMRKKKRWWPFGNNLRGKIIYMDTF